A stretch of Ipomoea triloba cultivar NCNSP0323 chromosome 13, ASM357664v1 DNA encodes these proteins:
- the LOC116001653 gene encoding probable purine permease 11 has translation MDASQEVELQSRGNNNNDSPTNQVEIWRSKNYTWWFRISLYIVFLVAGQSAATMLGRLYYDKGGNSKWMATLVQSAGFPILIPLLFLFRSTDSSSSSPKHPRTSTTMLSLYVFFGLLLAGDNMMYSYGLLYIPVSTYSLLCATQLAFNALFSFLINAQKFTALILNSLVLLTVSAALLAVHADSDGGTAGVSKGKYAIGFLCTVGASAAYSLYLSLMELSFKKVIGTETFGAVVDMQVFPSCVASCCCVVGLFASGEWRGLEGEMSGFEKGRVAYVMTLVWTAVSWQICSVGLLGLIFEVSSLFSNVISTLGLPSVPVLAVIFFGDKMDGVKVIALLLAIWGFLSYIYQHYLDDSKAKSTVSSTNQV, from the exons ATGGATGCCTCTCAAGAAGTTGAACTCCAAAGCAGAG gcaataataataatgatagcCCAACGAACCAGGTGGAGATTTGGAGAAGCAAGAATTATACATGGTGGTTTAGGATAAGCCTGTACATCGTATTCCTGGTGGCAGGGCAATCCGCCGCCACGATGTTGGGACGACTGTACTACGACAAAGGAGGGAACAGCAAGTGGATGGCAACGTTGGTTCAATCCGCGGGATTCCCGATCTTGATTCCGCTCTTGTTCCTATTCCGCTCCACGGATTCTTCATCGTCATCACCGAAACATCCTCGTACTTCAACAACCATGCTGTCTCTCTACGTGTTCTTCGGCCTGCTCTTAGCCGGCGACAACATGATGTACTCCTACGGCCTCCTCTACATCCCCGTCTCCACCTATTCCCTCCTCTGCGCCACCCAGCTAGCCTTCAACGCCCTCTTCTCGTTCCTAATCAACGCCCAGAAGTTCACCGCTCTCATCCTCAACTCCCTCGTCCTCCTCACCGTGTCCGCCGCGCTCCTAGCTGTCCACGCGGACTCCGACGGCGGCACGGCGGGCGTCTCCAAGGGGAAGTACGCCATAGGATTCCTGTGCACGGTGGGCGCATCCGCCGCGTACTCGCTCTACCTCTCCCTGATGGAGCTCTCGTTCAAGAAGGTGATCGGAACAGAGACGTTCGGCGCGGTGGTGGATATGCAGGTCTTCCCGTCGTGCGTGGCGAGCTGCTGCTGCGTCGTGGGCCTTTTCGCGAGCGGGGAATGGAGGGGTTTGGAGGGGGAGATGAGTGGGTTTGAGAAGGGCCGGGTGGCGTATGTGATGACGTTGGTTTGGACGGCGGTGTCGTGGCAGATCTGTTCTGTGGGTTTGTTGGGGTTGATTTTTGAGGTTTCTTCTCTGTTCTCCAACGTTATTAGTACGCTGGGTTTGCCTAGCGTTCCGGTTCTTGCCGTCATATTCTTTGGAGACAAGATGGATGGGGTGAAGGTCATTGCATTGCTGCTTGCAATTTGGGGATTCCTGTCTTATATTTATCAGCATTACCTTGATGATTCCAAAGCTAAGTCAACTGTATCATCTACCAATCAAGTTTAG